One segment of Falco rusticolus isolate bFalRus1 chromosome 3, bFalRus1.pri, whole genome shotgun sequence DNA contains the following:
- the COLEC12 gene encoding collectin-12 → MKDDFAEEEEVQSFGYKRFGIQEGTQCTKCKNNWALKFSIILLYILCALLTITVAILGYKVVEKMDNVTGGLETSHRRYTEKLTEVESDLKKLDDQAGQKAMNTNTELSSFRSDILALRQQLHDIAEKTTRNKDTLEKLQESENVLDDRQSQMRSALDSNSFMIISVNKTLQAYTGYINNLQQDTTNIQTNLQNQVHSHNVVIMNLNNLNLTQIQQRNLISVLQKSMEDTSLAILRIKNDFQNLQQVVLQARKDTDWLKEKVQNLQTLAANNSALAKANNDTLEDMNNQLSSFSGQVENITTIAQANEQNLKDLQEQHKEYENRTSAKFNQLEERFQVFETDIVNIISNISYTAHHLRTLTSNLNEVRTTCTDTLSKHSDELIFMNSTLANVRLDSASLKMQQDLMRSRLDVEVANLSVIMEEMKLVDSKHGQLIKNFTILQGPPGPRGPKGDRGPQGPLGPAGLKGQKGEKGEPGPPGPAGEKGPPGPAGPPGEKGGKGSRGSPGSKGQRGSPGKTGLPGPSGDPGPPGPQGKDGPPGLQGPPGFQGLQGTVGEPGVPGPRGLPGLPGVPGLPGPKGPPGPPGPPGPGMPMALQSEPTSVPEANGCSPHWKNYTEKCYYFSIEREIFEEAKLFCEEKASRLVIINNKEEQQWIKRQILGKGSFWIGLTDSEKENEWRWLDGSLPVYTNWKTGQPDNWSHGHGPGEDCAGLIYAGLWNDFYCEDVNNFICEKDMDKGQIFGV, encoded by the exons GTATTCAGGAGGGGACTCAATGTaccaaatgtaaaaataactgGGCACTGAAGTTTTCCATCAtcttattatatattttatgtgcCCTGTTAACAATCACAGTAGCCATTCTGGGATACAAAG TTGTAGAAAAAATGGACAACGTGACAGGTGGTCTGGAAACATCCCACAGAAGATATACAGAAAAGCTTACAGAGGTGGAGAGTGATCTGAAGAAACTAG ATGACCAAGCTGGACAAAAAGCCATGAATACTAACACTGAACTCTCCAGCTTCAGATCTGACATTCTAGCTCTTCGTCAGCAGCTTCATGACATTGCAGAGAAAACTACCAGAAACAAAGATACACTGGAGAAGCTGCAAGAGTCTGAAAATGTATTAGATGATAGACAGAGCCAAATGAGAAGTGCCTTAGATAGTAACTCTTTCATGATCATCAGTGTCAATAAGACTCTTCAAGCATATACTGGCTATATCAACAATCTTCAACAAGACACAACTAATATCCAAACAAACTTGCAAAACCAAGTGCATTCTCATAATGTGGTCATCATGAACCTGAACAACTTAAACCTGacacaaatacagcaaagaaatcTTATCAGTGTCCTGCAGAAGTCAATGGAAGATACAAGCTTGGCTATTCTAAGAATCAAGAATGACTTTCAAAATCTGCAGCAGGTTGTCCTTCAAGCCCGGAAGGACACTGACTGGCTTAAGGAGAAAGTACAAAATTTACAGACTTTGGCTGCCAACAATTCAGCATTGGCAAAAGCTAACAATGATACACTTGAAGACATGAACAATCAGCTCAGCTCCTTCAGTGGACAAGTGGAAAACATCACCACAATTGCCCAAGCCAACGAACAAAATCTGAAGGATCTCCAGGAACAGCataaagaatatgaaaacaGAACTTCTGCCAAATTCAACCAGCTAGAAGAGAGGTTCCAGGTCTTCGAAACTGATATAGTCAATATCATTAGCAACATCAGCTACACTGCTCATCATCTACGGACACTGACTAGCAATCTCAATGAGGTCAGGACAACTTGTACAGACACCTTAAGTAAACATTCGGATGAGCTTATTTTTATGAACAGCACACTAGCCAATGTTCGCTTAGACTCTGCATCTCTCAAGATGCAACAGGATTTGATGAGGTCAAGGTTAGACGTTGAAGTTGCTAATTTGTCGGTAATCATGGAAGAAATGAAGCTGGTAGATTCCAAACATGGCCAGCTCATCAAGAACTTCACTATCCTACAAG GCCCTCCTGGTCCAAGGGGACCTAAAGGTGACAGAGGCCCTCAAGGCCCTCTTGGCCCTGCTGGCctaaaaggacaaaaaggagagaaaggggagCCCGGACCACCAGGACCTGCAGGTGAGAAGGGCCCACCTGGGCCAGCTGGGCCaccaggagaaaaaggagggaaaggttCAAGAGGATCGCCTGGCTCCAAAGGTCAGAGAGGTTCTCCTGGCAAGACGGGTCTGCCTGGACCAAGTGGAGACCCAGGGCCACCAGGTCCACAAGGCAAAGATGGTCCACCTGGGCTACAAGGCCCACCAGGATTTCAAGGCCTGCAAGGAACTGTGGGAGAGCCAGGGGTACCAGGACCTCGAGGACTACCTGGGCTACCCGGAGTCCCTGGGCTGCCTGGCCCAAAGGGCCCACCTGGCCCACCAGGGCCTCCAGGGCCGGGGATGCCGATGGCACTACAAAGTGAACCTACGTCGGTGCCGGAGGCTAATG GTTGTTCTCCTCATTGGAAGAACTATACAGAAAAGTGCTACTACTTTTCAattgaaagagaaatttttGAAGAGGCAAAGTTATTCTGTGAAGAGAAGGCATCACGCTTGGTCATCATAAACAACAAAGAGGAGCAG CAATGGATAAAAAGACAGATTTTGGGGAAAGGCAGCTTCTGGATTGGACTAACGgattcagagaaggaaaatgaatggAGATGGCTGGATGGATCCTTACCAGTTTACAC aaactggaaaaccGGGCAACCTGATAACTGGAGTCATGGGCATGGGCCAGGGGAAGATTGCGCTGGGCTGATCTATGCTGGGCTCTGGAATGACTTCTACTGTGAAGATGTTAACAATTTCATTTGTGAAAAAGACATGGACAAAG GGCAAATATTTGGAGTGTAA